From the Pocillopora verrucosa isolate sample1 chromosome 11, ASM3666991v2, whole genome shotgun sequence genome, the window GCAGCATTCTCCTTCGACTAagttttttcctcaaaattgtTAAGGCAAAACTCATGCTCTTTGTagcttgtttaattttcaaggaTATCGATCAATCCATTTTCGTTTTGAATCCACTCATTTGCCAATGATTAACATCGATTATTCTTCCCTCGTAAATACTAGCTCCTGTTTGTTTCTCTTCCTGAGGGCATTACGAGACGCCTTAAATGTGACGCTATATCGCTTTATCGTATgatcaattaaagtttttaacttctaaTGAAAGAGCTGGAAGTTTATTCCCTTCGCTCCTGATCATAacttatatttatttgttgtctAGCTCTGAGAATCTTACCATCAATACCATGTCTCCGAATTGATCATCTCTGTCATTCTTATTACCTAGCTGTTTGCTCgagaatttcttcaaattacACGTTAAGGATGGCCAAAGCGTTGACTGTTTATTAAAAGGAAGAGGTTCGTTTccactattacaaagtaatttggGAATTCTGCTTTTGAGGCAGAAGGATGGATGgcaaaacatttccttctgttttatttgaaacTGGCATGTCACTTAGTTGTCAGTGCTAGTTTTAAGAAATTCGGCGAAACAGTTGGCAGTTATGGGCAAAATTTACAAGGGAAAAAGGAAACCTTTTCCGAGGCTTAAGTCTGCAACCACCGTTATTGGTTTTAAATTCTGATTTGAAACTAAGAACGACGGAAACCTTGATGTGAATAAAATCTTGTGTCGTATCCTACTTTTATTTACATCCATAATTACAATTTCTCTATCCATCGATGACAAAACCAGCTTTCTTGCTCAAATTAGCCTTTCCCTGTCACACTAAAGATTATTCGATTTATTGTGTACTTAAAATGGGAACTACGCGATTATTTGGCTGCCGGGTCATATCAATAAGTTTATGTATACTATAATATTGTTTCTCCCTATTTGATCCGAAATGGCTGATTGCTGTTCCAAGACATCCTCCGCAGTATGTCTATGATAGCGTGTCGAATGTGtttcatcttccagcagtaaatgacagggttcaaagatgaattcaGGTACACGAAGGTCAGTGAGTAAAGATAAAGTTTCTTTAATACGATACTCGGGCCGTAGATTTGAAGAACAGCCTTGCAAATTAGGTagggcaaataacaaattaaaaacacgAGATATACGTAGAATATGCCAACTGTGGATTTAATTAGGACAGTAAAGTTTTTTATCTCCTCAGACTGAGCTTCGTTTCGTATTTGCATGGACTGAATATGATTTTTGTGCCGTCGCATAGTTAGATATATCCTGATGTACACCACGAGTGTgataataaaactgaaagcaaaattaatcaTACCTACAACATCCAGAGTACCAAGAGGCTCCCACAAtatcatcaaagaaagaaatgcatTATATACCCATATGACAatcacaacaataacaacacgcctgtgagtcacaagctcttggtatctgagatgaagatgaacagctaagaacctgtctacacttacAGCCACAACACCAAGGAACGAagcacctgaaaataaaatagttgaAATCGTCCGCACTTGTTGAGTGTTACAGCCAGGATTGTCTAGTCGAAGCCAGTTGATCAAAAAGAAAGTGTATAATGGTTGACTAAACAAACCAACGGCAACATCCGAGCAGGCAAGACTTAGCAGCAGAGTTTTCAAATTGTTTGGCATTGTCGAAGTTTTGTGTAAGGCGTAGATTGTCACAATATTCAACATGAAGGCGGTGTAAGCAAGGAAAATGTTAAAGACGCAGTTGGTGATACaagtcgaacgaagatcttcAAGTTCGGTGAATGTGGGCATAAATTGCGAAGACTGGTTACAATACAATTTGTTCATGATTTTCGCTAGGAGCCACTATTTCAGAGAAATATTTAAGCAGGCCAACTTCTTACAAGCCTTACTGAAGATAACAACGATAGTACCCTCCGTCATTCAACGTTGAAGTAAACAGTCCTTGGATCTCGGCAGATGGTTGCGGCCGGTTCTGAGATaggaagttaaaagaaaataaattaattatcaGTTTTCCTTGATTACCAACATTCGCTTAACACGTGTAACAGTACGTTTGTACAGCTCGTTGGATTTCTTGTTCATGTTCTATAACTGTAAAACAAACGCTGAAAAAATTAGTGGCTTAATGATGGACTGATCATTGTTTATCGCAGGACGGGAGTTgagggtcggaggattttggttgtcaAGATAAAATTTTCCTGACTCCCCCATAAgcctctgtaatattcttataatCCTTAGCTACTTTATTGGCAGTTCAATGGCAGCCAATTCTCTATTGTCCTTTGTAGAGTAGTCAGCTAGAGGTCTGCAGgtagtgccagacccccggcAGACCTCTCCCCGATTCGTCTCAAGCCTTCTCACGGGCAGAGATGGTATGCTCGTAGATAGTCTCGTACCCACCCCTTTCACGGTCGAACGGTTTGAACCTACATTTCCCTTACAGATAAACGGTAAGATCTGAATACGAAATTATAGTAGTCCACAGGCTACTGAATTTGAGCGAAACCGTTAAGTTTTTGGCAGAAATTAAAACTGCAAATGAACGAAGGGGGCGCGTTTTGAAGGAAACTGTAGTACTTCGGTGGGGGTATTACGAGACAATTTGATTTTATCTGAGTGGATAATGTAAATTAAACACTGAggaaagtttctaaaactgaaGTTTCGACCGTTTGCATTTCGTCGGAGTAAATGTCTCAAAAAGCATCACTTGGGCTATTCCGTGCTTTTGACGGTCCGCCTGCTCTTGTTTCGCGTTCTCATTCGCTAACTATGGTGTTACCCACTGTTCCGATGCCCGTGTGGATAAGACTGGTTTTGTTATTTCGACACGCATGTGGAGCCTGCTTTATTCAAGGTTTCCTCGAAAACATGATGCGCGTCGCGCATCATGTTTTCGAGGAAACCTTGGAGAACTCCGCGATATTCTTCATAAATGAGACCTGAAATGcgcttttttatgttttattaaTATCCTAATAAACATAGCTGTCACTctggaaaaaatgaaagcaatgaaAATGA encodes:
- the LOC131768460 gene encoding beta-1 adrenergic receptor-like, producing the protein MNKLYCNQSSQFMPTFTELEDLRSTCITNCVFNIFLAYTAFMLNIVTIYALHKTSTMPNNLKTLLLSLACSDVAVGLFSQPLYTFFLINWLRLDNPGCNTQQVRTISTILFSGASFLGVVAVSVDRFLAVHLHLRYQELVTHRRVVIVVIVIWVYNAFLSLMILWEPLGTLDVVGMINFAFSFIITLVVYIRIYLTMRRHKNHIQSMQIRNEAQSEEIKNFTVLIKSTVGIFYVYLVFLICYLPYLICKAVLQIYGPSIVLKKLYLYSLTFVYLNSSLNPVIYCWKMKHIRHAIIDILRRMSWNSNQPFRIK